TTTTTACCATGTTTAAGAATGAGTTCGGAAAGCCTTCTCTGGCGATCTCTTTCGAGGCGGTCGAAATCCTCACGGACTATGACTGGCCGGGGAATATAAGGGAATTGAAGAGTCTCTTTGCGAAAGTCTGTCTCCTTGAGGAGGGGCCTGTCATCCTGCCGGAGCATATCTTGCCGAGGCTCGAGATTTCGGTTCCACGGGAGCAGGTCGCCGGCTTTCTCGATTCAGGCCTGTCCCTGGGCGATATCGAAAGAAAGATCATCGAGGAGACCTTGGGCAAGGCAAAGGGTAACATGAAAAAGGCTGCAAAGCTTCTCAATATCAGCTACGACACCTTCAGATACCGGATGAAAAAGTTCGGAATTAAGTGATCTGCGGGTGAACATCGGGCTATCTGGATAGCAGGGACGTGAACAGTCTGCACTGACCCGCAGGTTTCTTCTGAAGGAATTATCTTGTAGGACCGGCTTAGGTGCTTACTGTCTCGTTGCCGGGCGGGTAGTTGACAAGCAGGATGATTTCAGGGATCTCAAAAGGCTTTCTCACGAAAGAAAACGCACCCTCTTCGAAGGCCCTGAGTTTATTGGCTTCCGAGTCGTCTCCTGTCATGACGATTATCTTTGTTTCGGGCGATATTCTCTTTATCTCCTTGATGAGTTCGAGGCCGTCGGCATCGGGGAGATGAACGTCGAGGAATACATAACCGAACGGAATGCTATCGAATTCACCAATGGCGTCTTTTCTGCTGCATGCCGTAGTGACGGACAGACCTCTTGAGGAGAAGATTTTCTCGAGTCCCCAGCAGGTGAGGTTGTCGTCGTCGATTATGAGGATGTTCTTGTTCATACGTTGCCGATATTCTGGTTGCAAAATGCATGCCAAAATTAATAAAAGTTAACAAAAGGTAACGAAAGAGATCGACTATTGCGATACCGTTCTCAGGAAAGCCGGGATTATGCCAAAGCGGGGAAAGTCTTATAACTGTGTCCTCGCAAAGTGTGGGGAAACTGGGACTGACTGAGAAGAGCATGGACCAAATGCATTATTCCTGGAAGGCTCCAGGAGACGGTTTATTTATGCTCTCTACGGCTCTATAAACGACGCTCGTACACTTCGGGGAGAGATTTGATAGTCAGGGTTCAGGGTCAAGGGAGAGTTCTCAGCGTTGCACAGAGCTTTGAGTCTCTCCGTGCCTTCAGAC
This window of the Thermodesulfovibrionales bacterium genome carries:
- a CDS encoding response regulator produces the protein MNKNILIIDDDNLTCWGLEKIFSSRGLSVTTACSRKDAIGEFDSIPFGYVFLDVHLPDADGLELIKEIKRISPETKIIVMTGDDSEANKLRAFEEGAFSFVRKPFEIPEIILLVNYPPGNETVST